The DNA sequence GCTAGGCCCAGAATTACAAGCGTCAAAACACGGGAGTACAATATCAGAATAATTCTTCTAATCCTTCGCCGAATAATCTCAAGATTCTACATTAAAAACAACAGTACTGTCACTAACACAACTGCCCGCTGACATCCATCATCGGCAACACTATTGCATACAGGTCTGTTCCCCACCATAAACCAATCCCTCATGATGGCACTGCATACAAAACGAGATGGGTAAAAATTTCAGAAACCAAAACATAAGGAATCAAATTAGCAGTTACAGGGTCCTTTGAATATAATCCAATCCCCAACTCTGCAAGATTGACATAATTACTTGTTATAATTAATAAAGCTATTTTATCAATCTTTTTGGTCAAAGAGGTTATCTTACTGTAAGTTGAAGTATCAATTTGCTCGGGAAGCTCCTTTATGTCCACCTCAAACCTCGACTGAACCTGAAAAACAACAATGTGAAGTATGACATTAATGGCCAAGCATAATAAACAACAAGAAGGGTAAATGATGGGATCTAAGGGAATAACAACGGATCTAAGGGAATAACAACATGAACGAAAAATTATGAGCGCATTAATTTGAAATGTCTAAATTACCTGATTAAGAACATCTGAGTCAGCTGCAGATGAGACAAATGTGATTGCAAGCCCCTTGGTACCAAACCTGCCAGCCCTGCCCACCTGTGGAGTTATGTCAACCCCAGGCGACAAAGGAAGCAAATTCAGTAAAAACTAGTGAATAATTACAAACCATTTACAGATTATTTGAggtcttaaataaaataagtaccCTGTGCAGGTATGTATCAGCAGAATCTGGCATATCATAGTTGATAACAATGTTAACACGCTCTATATCAATCCCCCTTCCTACTAAGTCTGTTGCCGCAAGAATTCTTGATTGCCCCTCCTTGAAATTCTTGTAACGTTTCAACCTGAAGAAAACCAATACAGAATCAGCCACCAACTAAACAATTTTGATGAGTATCCACCAACTAAACTACCCACTCCATTAAGCAAAGAGATAAGAGAGTAAATTCAAATATCCCTGTAAGATCATTTCTCTCAACCACCAAGAAAACTAGTCACTCTGCTAATAAGCAAAAAGTTTGTCACTTTCATTATCCATTTCTAGCTATATTCATATGAAATCTAAATTCTCGAGGCTAAACACCTGATCATTAAGCATTCTACttacaaaagaaacaaaaacatatgGCAAGGAAGCATTTATAGAGTATTACATTAGATGGGACTGGGAAAACTGACATCATCGGGTTGGGACTCAGTGGTGAGTATAAAAAAACTGACCAATACAGATTTGATCAACACCCTCCTAGTAAGCATCACCCAGCCACCAGAACAGGCATATCTCTTCCTCGCATCTCTAACCCACCCAAACATAAATCCCTTGTCCAGATCACCCATTGCCCACTGCAACGGCCCTCAACCAATCCACTTGTTGGCCCCAGATCCCAAATACCAGATTGGTAATCCAAAGCTTGGCATGGACCATTACCAGATTGCCAACCTCTTAAAAAAAGGGCTAAAATACCATTTTGGTCCCTTATATACGTCAggtttaaatttcatcccaatcTGTTGATTGAGCCAATTTAGTcctaaatattatcaaaatgCTTCCATGTTATCCCTGCCCTGTACTGTCATCACTAGGTTGTAGACTTTCTTCCCTACTTGTATTGTTAATTTTACACGTTAAGTCCAAATAGATCTCACAAAGTTAAAAGAATATGGTGCCATGCAACCATTTTCAAGACTCCCACAACCCAGTAATAAAGCAAAACCAAAATCAGCCTCACCGCCTGAAGATACAGAAGCTTCTACCCAATATTAGATAAATACAAGCAACATTCCAAGCATTGAGAAAATTGAGACTAGCTAGTGAGCATAACTTAGCATATACATTACATGCCAACTGAATACAAGCAACAGAATACATACCTTTCCTCCTGAGCCATTCCTGAATGGATGCAAATAGAGGGGAAGTTACACTCCTCAAGTAACTTGTTCAGCTCAGCTGCTCTGTGAACACTTTTGACAAAAATAACAACTTGATTGAAGTCCAATGCATCAAGAAGATCATTCAATTTGCGGTTTTTCTCTGCCTCTTTCAATAAAATGTAGTGCTGCACGGagattgagttaaaatgaaGGCAGGCATTATTTGAACAAGCAACGAAAAGTCAATTGGCAAAAAGAAAGATTGCAACAATGTTTTACAGATACCTGTACAAGACCATGAAGAGTCAATTTTGTctcatcatcaacataaatttcCATTGGCTGAAAATGACATCCATTTAATTTGTGTCAATATACCAATTCTCCCGAAAGCAGAACTCAACACCGATGGAGTTGGGGGtgaaacatttaaaataaaggaACAGCAACCACCCGAGAAATCAATCGTTCTGGACCCTGATATATATTGACTTCTGCATGCCTGAAATACCAGCAACGTCCAACTACTACCCAGTAATATTAGAATGAACCAATATCCTCACTTGGGCCCCACGAACACCATCACTAAAATACATGGCCAAAATTTCAAGGATTGGGTCACACCCAAGGAAAAAAGTGCAAACTAggaaaaacaaatttttaaactaattgcaAATACTACAAGTTCCAGCCTTGACTGCCTTGCAGGCAAATTGGATGCTATGCCACAACTGCACAACTGATATAAAACGAGCAAAGCAATGACATTGAAAACAATCATATCAAAAATGTGCATTCTCATTGCAACCAAGAAAAAGTGGCATAACACTACCTCTTGCATAAATTTTTTGCAAACAGGACGGATCTCTTTACTTAGAGTTGCTGAAAACATCATCACTTGCTTGTCATGAGGAGTCATCTTGAAGATTTCCTGCACATCTCTCCTCATGTctataaaagaaacaaacacaAGGAGAACAAAATAACTTAACATAAGAAAATATCCAGTTAACTTCATAAGAATACAGTAAATGAAACAAGATAATTGCAAAATTCAGCTTTAGGAATACGTAAACAAGGTAAAGgatgaagaagaataagaagatagTCATACCAAGTGATTCTAGCATTTTATCACACTCATCAAGAACAAAATGCCTCACATTCTTTAATCCAAGATCTTTATCCCTTCCTAGAGCCAATATTCGTCCAGGTGTTCCAACAACAACATGAGGACATTCATTTTTTAGCATATCCTTGTGACTCTTGATATTGACACCACCGTAGAAGACAGCAACCCTGATGTCAGGTAAATATGTACTGAACCTCTCAAATTCATGACAAATCTGTAGAagttaaaagaacaaaagaagaaTGTTAacaggattttttttataagtaaaattctGTAAAATATCAAACTTACAATGTTTTTAGGAAATGCAAATACACATGGAAAATCTGACTAAATTCCAACATTGAGACACATACAAGTGCAAATTATCATTTTTGGAGACTATAGCACCACCACAGGGAATTAATCTACTATAACAAACATTGGACCAACCTGGTAAGCTAGTTCTCTTGTGTGGCAAAGAACAAGAGCCGCCACTTGACCAGCAACAGGTTCAATCTGCTGAAGAGTTGATAGGACAAAGACAGCAGTTTTCCCCATACCAGATTTTGCTTGACAGATGACATCCATTCCTAGGATAGCTTGAGGGATGCACTCATGTTGCACTATTGAAGAACCAAACAAAATTGCAGCAGACGAATCCTCAGTTAAGTATAAATGACTGTCCAGGTCCTTTTAATGGAAAGGTTTATCAAACCAGTTTTCTGGCCCAAATCATGAATATGGCAGTAGTAATTACCTGCAAAAGATATagagtagaagaaaaaatatcaaagacAGGCCAGCACAAATAATATGCAGGATTGGACAGGATGCGGCAAGCATGTAAGCAACCAAAACATGTCAATTCTTGAGTCATATGACCAATCCAAATCAGCACTATCAACGAAATAGCAAGTCAGATGCCATCACAAACATCAAGTATCACAAATAAGTTACATAACGACCCAGGGAAGGCCCAAGACACATCTGGACAGAATAGAATGCATGGTACTTGATCAAGAtaggccaatttttttttttttttttataagtaagatagGCCAAAACTAGAATTAGTACCCAAATCAGCCACCGTGGACAGAAACAGCAAAATTAGACCAAGAAGATTTTCcaaactaaaagaaaaagaggcaaGAAACCAACAAAATGAAACATAGCATGAGTGCAAGACTATAAAAGCAAAAgccaaatttgaagaaaatttatgagattttaaaatcaACAAGCATCCCATTTCTCCTGAAAAAACATGTTGGAACTTCCAAATTTCAACAATTCAGCAAGCATATTGTTACCCACTGAGATATAACGAAAAAAATTGATTAGAACTTGCCTTCTGATGGATGTTCAAATCCCGAATCCACAATGGCTCGAAGAAGCTCTGGTTTCAACAGGAAGTCTCTAAATCCCGAACTATGAATCCCAACATAGCCCCTAcaccagaaaaagaaaagtatatcCAGCAGATGAGAAAATTGAAGTTGACAACTTAGTCCAAaaaatttagatgaaaaaaaaaagtctagaaATACAATatctttcttaaaataaattatgtatgtGGAGGTTCTCACACCAAATTTAACTGTCCAACATAATAAAATCACAGAACCGAGTACTTaaacaacatgcacatgaaACTAAccgaataaaattaaaatatataaatactaattttaataaaaaattgacaGCCAGAGAACAGCTGCAACAGCCAGATGGTCCTGTAAACCTAATCGCCAGACAACAATGAATAAATGATTAAAGTCAGCACATCAGCTAAGAGTCCAAAACTTCTAAAAGCATGTTTTGGGCAAGTGTGACGACATATCCTGACCAGACCAAAACATCTCAATCCCGTCCTACCTTAAACCAGACTACAGAGCACGGCCCCTCACTATTTggtttttcacttttcattAAATGGAAGATTCCGTAATCAAAACAGCCACACTTGCTAAGGCTTACTCCATTACATGATCAAGTCCGGTGgggtttttcatatttgaaatggAAAAGAATACTACAAAAACACAACCCGCAGAAATTCTATTTCATTCTTTCAAGTAATAACCCATCAGATCACTATCAATTTGTTCCTTTTAATTGTTTTCATCTTTATCACCATGCTTCTTAGCCTTGGCCTTATCCTTATCTGGAGGTATGTTATAATCCGCTTCATTAGTTTGATAAATAACTGTAGCTTATTTGACTTAATCTCTAGTTCACAAATGTTATGAATATACGAAGGCATGGCTTTCCTCGATAAGAGATTAAACCAATTTTTCCAATCTATTACTCTTCAAGTCTCTTTACAAACACAGAAAACAAATCACTAAGAGggacatagagagagagactgactTCTTGACGGAATCAGCTGCGGGTCTAGCTGAGGCGGAGTCGGGGGCCTTAGGGTCATCATCTTCGAAGTCGACGAGCTCTTCTTCGTAGTCGTTGTCCTTGACTTCACCCATCTTCCTCTACAcacaaaaaggggaaaaaaagacgaatcaaatatatagaaaattagGCTAGTGTTGCTTCCTTCTTGTTTTTGGGACAAATATCTATAGATTAGCAGGTATAGAAAATTAGCTATGGAGGAAGATTTGATAGTTTGTCTTTGCTAACCTTTCAGCTCTatcggggagagagagaaagagagtgcgTGTGTATTATGGTTTCCGACACCGAGAGTGGCTGAAGCGTCTgtaaaattaaacaacaaaaaacaatgaaaattcCCGAGACAGAGGCAGGGAGGGACCAGGATCTAGGGTTTTGGAGAGACGGAGAGAAAGACTAGGTTGGATAAGAGTGGAGAAGATATTATCATATAGGCTATAGGGATTGGCAAATTTGACGAAATTGTCCTTTCTTTCCCTCTTATTGCCTTTGCAGTTTGCACACAAAATATCGCATTCTTTTAACCTGTactttttgtttactttttaattGACACAAATTTCTCGTAtatcctttcaaaaaaaaattatttattatttatttatcattttctcttcattttaagatgttatattaaataataaattttttctctttattttaggatgttgtattttaaatttttttatcattttctcttcattttaggatgttgtattaaataataaattcataaataaaaaataaaaaataatttttaattatctaatatcacattataaaataataaaaaaataataaaaatttaaatgataaataccATTACTCATCTTCAATATTGATGAAAGAACAGCTCAAGTTGGGAGAAGACGTCGACGGAGGAGTACAACTACAAACGCAAGAAATCATGGGCATTGTTTTCTGTAAGCTCTATTAATAACCAAGAGGATGGGCTTGGCCCAAGTCCATGAATGCACTCGAACCCTTTATGAGCTATTAAAGGTCGGAAGTCATCTTATTCATAGCCCACGACTAATTGTAAAATCCTAGATTATTAGCACCTAAATCAATGATGACATTGATGAGGGGAAGTTTGGATAGATGAGGCATGaggttatctaaattttttataattttattttcaaatatcattaaacataaaatatttttttacgtactatttaaataataagttaagataaaataagttgaaataaaatatgaaaattaaataaaatattattataatattatttttaaagaaattatatttgtaatcttGAGTGAGGGACTGCATGTACAGTCTCATTGATGAATAGGGTTAAATggaaacaaatattattttaaaaaggagattattgtaattttaaaattttttttaacataaatgtATAAGTTTGCATGAGCAATCACCATTTGGTAACTTTGTGTAGACtaactctattttttaatattattattattttgagatttgaaaaaattaaattgtttattatattttatatgaaaatttaaaaaaattataataatgagaagagacgagatgagatgaaacacttttactattcaaatatttaactttttatataattattacctaatcattatctaaacacaaaaataatcaaacttttaaaaatattaaaacaaaatataaaaaataaatataattttttcaaatttcaaaataaaaataacattaaaagattatattcaattttaaaaaaaaattataatatatttttttaattttttctctctaattttttaaaatttaataaaatattttaattcgaaacaatttattactattcacgtAAGTCAGACACTCCAAGTGTCCCAACAAGTTTATTACCATTCACGTAGTTTTTAGCTGACATGGCAAACGTTAATCTAACGATCACATTCGCAACGTGTATATGTGTGCCAAATCGAAGGATAGGAATAGCACAATTataatggaaaataatatacatactaacaatttttatataatcatatttacgtttttataaaataacgtaTAAACGTGAAAAAAATtacgtatgtatgtatgtgtatccTTGTTTCAACTTATATtcaagattttacaaaatttgcgacaacccaaaatacagaacaaaagagtcaaatcaaaataattatgttaatagtATAGTATAAATACTTTCTTAGGATTAATGTTCGTATTAAATTACTTTCAATCATTGTCGACCATTGATTCAATcaagtttaatatttttattagtagTATTGTTTAAAGTAGGGGTGTACAAAAATTAGTCAAACCGGTCGAAACGGATGAAAACTAACTATCGGAGTATGGAACCGGCCAAAACTTGTAGAGAACCAGTCGGCTGGCGatataaataagttgaaactaACGTCAGTCGATTATGCGGTTTAAATAGGTATCAGTTTGAACTTGGTTCAAACCATCGAACCGGCcgattaaatataatatatatatatgcaaatattaggtaaaacaaaatcatttcgattaagtgaaacgacgtcgttttatgcttattatttaggaaaaaaaatagaaacgaCATCGTTTATACACCAAACAACGTCATTTCAATTTAGGGTTTAATACCCATCTTTCATTCTTATTATTCTTCTCCCaattctcactctctctcctctctcacgcAGTGGCGCATCTTTCTCTCTTTGCCATCTGTCACagatttctttctctcatcgTGACCTTGAATCATCTCATTGTCTCACCACGCTGAACCATATCTCAGTT is a window from the Juglans regia cultivar Chandler chromosome 7, Walnut 2.0, whole genome shotgun sequence genome containing:
- the LOC109013127 gene encoding DEAD-box ATP-dependent RNA helicase 15 isoform X1; its protein translation is MGEVKDNDYEEELVDFEDDDPKAPDSASARPAADSVKKGYVGIHSSGFRDFLLKPELLRAIVDSGFEHPSEVQHECIPQAILGMDVICQAKSGMGKTAVFVLSTLQQIEPVAGQVAALVLCHTRELAYQICHEFERFSTYLPDIRVAVFYGGVNIKSHKDMLKNECPHVVVGTPGRILALGRDKDLGLKNVRHFVLDECDKMLESLDMRRDVQEIFKMTPHDKQVMMFSATLSKEIRPVCKKFMQEPMEIYVDDETKLTLHGLVQHYILLKEAEKNRKLNDLLDALDFNQVVIFVKSVHRAAELNKLLEECNFPSICIHSGMAQEERLKRYKNFKEGQSRILAATDLVGRGIDIERVNIVINYDMPDSADTYLHRVGRAGRFGTKGLAITFVSSAADSDVLNQVQSRFEVDIKELPEQIDTSTYMPS
- the LOC109013127 gene encoding DEAD-box ATP-dependent RNA helicase 15 isoform X2 translates to MDVICQAKSGMGKTAVFVLSTLQQIEPVAGQVAALVLCHTRELAYQICHEFERFSTYLPDIRVAVFYGGVNIKSHKDMLKNECPHVVVGTPGRILALGRDKDLGLKNVRHFVLDECDKMLESLDMRRDVQEIFKMTPHDKQVMMFSATLSKEIRPVCKKFMQEPMEIYVDDETKLTLHGLVQHYILLKEAEKNRKLNDLLDALDFNQVVIFVKSVHRAAELNKLLEECNFPSICIHSGMAQEERLKRYKNFKEGQSRILAATDLVGRGIDIERVNIVINYDMPDSADTYLHRVGRAGRFGTKGLAITFVSSAADSDVLNQVQSRFEVDIKELPEQIDTSTYMPS